A window of the Lolium perenne isolate Kyuss_39 chromosome 7, Kyuss_2.0, whole genome shotgun sequence genome harbors these coding sequences:
- the LOC127323750 gene encoding protein EXORDIUM-like 2: MAHQDHRLLVLLLAVALTGAGAATPRQLFLVTQAPVTLTNHHGQLLTGNHSVNLLWYGRFTPAQRATVADFVASLSSPAPAHSPSVASWWATTARYHPGAARLALGRQVLDPSLSLGRRLSEADLASLAARLSPHRGSVAVVITASDVLVDGFCLSRCGLHATASAAAPVKRSTRAAATATRGRGRFAYVWVGDSSEQCAGECAWPFHQPTYGPQAPPLVAPNADVGMDGVVINLATLLAGAVTNPYGGGYFQGPAEAPLEAVTACTGVFGAGAYPGYPGQLSVDAATGASFNAVGVAGRRFLLPAMWDPKTSQCSTLV, encoded by the coding sequence ATGGCCCACCAGGACCACCGCCTCCTCGTCCTGCTCCTCGCCGTGGCTCTCACCGGCGCCGGCGCGGCCACGCCGCGGCAGCTGTTCCTCGTCACCCAGGCGCCCGTGACGCTCACCAACCACCACGGCCAGCTGCTCACCGGCAACCACTCCGTCAACCTGCTCTGGTACGGCCGCTTCACCCCGGCGCAGCGCGCCACGGTGGCCGACTTCgtcgcctccctctcctcccctgCGCCAGCCCATTCGCCGTCCGTCGCGTCGTGGTGGGCCACCACCGCGCGGTACCACCCGGGCGCGGCGCGGCTCGCGCTCGGCCGCCAGGTGCTCGACCCGTCGCTCTCCCTCGGCCGGCGGCTgtcggaggccgacctcgcgtcCCTCGCGGCTCGCCTCTCCCCGCACCGCGGCTCCGTCGCCGTGGTCATCACGGCGTCCGACGTCCTCGTCGACGGCTTCTGCCTCTCCCGCTGCGGCCTCCACGCCACGGCATCCGCCGCGGCGCCCGTGAAGAGGAGCACCCGCGCAGCGGCCACAGCCACCCGCGGGCGTGGGCGGTTCGCGTACGTGTGGGTGGGCGACTCGTCGGAGCAGTGCGCGGGGGAGTGCGCGTGGCCGTTCCACCAGCCGACGTACGGCCCGCAGGCGCCGCCGCTGGTGGCACCGAACGCGGACGTGGGGATGGACGGGGTGGTCATCAACCTCGCCACGCTGCTCGCCGGGGCCGTCACCAACCCGTACGGCGGCGGGTACTTCCAGGGCCCCGCCGAGGCGCCGCTGGAGGCCGTGACGGCGTGCACCGGGGTGTTCGGCGCCGGCGCCTACCCGGGGTACCCCGGGCAGCTGTCCGTGGACGCCGCGACCGGGGCCAGCTTCAACGCCGTCGGGGTCGCCGGCCGCCGGTTCCTGCTCCCGGCCATGTGGGACCCCAAGACCTCGCAGTGCTCTACGCTCGTGTAG